A section of the Anabaena cylindrica PCC 7122 genome encodes:
- a CDS encoding AAA family ATPase — protein sequence MTKLFLLIGLPGSGKSTLAKQLLTQCPQMQLISTDAIRGQLFGSQATQGTWLLIWREIERQFQQATTVGIPTIFDATNAQRRNRREIIELARDLGFTHITGIWVRTPVWMCLVRNQKRDRQVPEEIILRMHRQLRDAPPSLEEGLDRLICFPDW from the coding sequence ATGACAAAACTCTTCTTGCTGATTGGTCTTCCTGGTAGCGGTAAGTCAACATTAGCAAAACAATTACTGACGCAATGCCCCCAGATGCAGCTAATTTCTACAGATGCCATCCGGGGGCAACTCTTTGGTTCCCAAGCAACTCAGGGGACGTGGCTGTTGATTTGGCGGGAAATAGAACGGCAATTTCAGCAAGCCACAACTGTAGGTATCCCCACTATTTTCGATGCCACCAACGCCCAAAGGAGAAATCGCCGTGAAATCATAGAATTAGCCCGTGATTTGGGCTTTACACACATTACAGGGATATGGGTGAGAACTCCAGTCTGGATGTGTTTAGTACGTAATCAAAAACGCGATCGCCAAGTTCCTGAAGAAATTATTTTGCGAATGCACCGTCAACTCCGGGATGCGCCCCCCAGCTTAGAAGAAGGACTAGATAGGCTGATTTGCTTTCCAGATTGGTGA